A single genomic interval of Aegicerativicinus sediminis harbors:
- a CDS encoding c-type cytochrome: protein MKQVKYRKITLNSLLLGLLVLLSFSITVNAQEGDPVKGKSIFNANCAACHRLDKKMTGPPLRNIEQKLADEQGLDRAWLTAWIHNSAGVIASGDAYAKQIFEEYGGTAMTAFPTLSDQDISDILAYTAEEAPPAETTADTAAVTTDASAGGNVSNTIILIALAVLFGLLAVALVLVRQTLNKFAADKGIELPVKEKGLPIWKAFVQNQFLVLVTAIFLLLASAYFIYGYLMQIGVDQGYMPVQPIHYSHKIHAGDNQIDCKYCHSSARVSKHSGIPSLNVCMNCHKSIYEYTGEATEEYSQEFYTGEIKKLYAAVGWDEAEQKYTGETKPVKWVRIHNLPDFAYFNHSQHVTVGQIQCQTCHGPVEEMEIMYQYSPLTMGWCIDCHRQTDVAVEGNEYYTKIHEQLSKKYGVDKLTVAQMGGLECGKCHY from the coding sequence ATGAAACAGGTGAAATACCGCAAAATAACCTTAAACTCTCTTCTCTTAGGGTTACTAGTTTTACTCTCGTTTTCTATCACCGTTAATGCGCAAGAAGGAGATCCTGTTAAAGGGAAATCTATATTTAATGCAAACTGTGCTGCATGTCACCGGTTAGATAAAAAAATGACCGGACCACCACTTCGTAATATTGAACAGAAGTTGGCCGATGAGCAAGGATTAGACAGAGCATGGCTTACAGCGTGGATTCATAATAGTGCTGGGGTTATTGCTTCGGGTGATGCTTATGCAAAACAGATTTTTGAAGAGTACGGTGGGACAGCCATGACGGCGTTCCCAACCCTTTCAGACCAAGATATTTCAGATATACTAGCTTATACTGCTGAAGAAGCGCCTCCTGCTGAGACTACGGCTGATACTGCTGCGGTAACAACAGATGCTTCTGCTGGAGGTAATGTTTCGAATACCATTATACTAATTGCTCTTGCTGTACTTTTTGGTCTTCTTGCGGTTGCATTGGTTTTAGTTCGTCAAACCTTAAACAAATTTGCTGCGGATAAAGGAATCGAATTGCCTGTTAAGGAGAAGGGACTTCCAATATGGAAGGCTTTTGTTCAAAATCAATTTTTGGTTTTGGTTACTGCAATCTTTTTGTTATTGGCTAGTGCTTATTTTATTTATGGATACTTAATGCAAATAGGTGTAGATCAAGGTTACATGCCTGTACAGCCAATTCATTATTCACATAAAATCCATGCTGGTGATAATCAAATCGACTGTAAGTATTGTCATTCATCTGCAAGGGTTAGTAAGCACTCTGGCATTCCATCATTGAATGTTTGTATGAATTGCCATAAGTCTATATATGAATATACTGGTGAGGCAACTGAGGAGTATTCACAAGAGTTTTACACCGGTGAGATTAAAAAATTATATGCTGCTGTTGGATGGGATGAGGCTGAGCAAAAATACACTGGTGAGACAAAACCTGTTAAATGGGTGAGAATCCATAATCTTCCTGACTTTGCATATTTTAACCATTCACAGCACGTAACAGTGGGTCAAATTCAATGTCAGACTTGTCACGGACCGGTTGAGGAAATGGAAATCATGTACCAATACTCTCCTTTAACAATGGGTTGGTGTATAGATTGTCACAGACAAACTGATGTTGCTGTTGAAGGCAATGAATATTATACTAAAATTCATGAGCAGCTTTCCAAGAAATATGGAGTAGATAAACTCACTGTTGCACAGATGGGTGGATTGGAATGCGGTAAATGCCATTATTAA
- a CDS encoding SPOR domain-containing protein has product MKKLSLIIAIFMFSIAGSYSSFAQNATVTVEQDKAIAKLLEYKKDIETANIYRIQIFSGDRSGAEKSRSEFQSSYGQFPSNITFETPNYKIWVGNFRTRLEADRALLDIKKKFPSAFIFRPKKNR; this is encoded by the coding sequence ATGAAGAAATTGTCCCTAATCATAGCAATTTTTATGTTCTCAATAGCAGGCAGTTATAGCTCGTTCGCACAAAATGCTACGGTAACTGTTGAGCAAGATAAGGCCATCGCGAAGCTTTTAGAATACAAGAAAGATATTGAAACAGCCAATATTTATCGCATACAAATTTTTAGTGGGGACCGCTCTGGCGCGGAAAAATCTAGGAGTGAATTTCAATCTTCTTATGGGCAATTCCCCTCTAACATTACTTTTGAAACACCGAATTATAAAATTTGGGTTGGAAATTTTAGAACAAGACTTGAAGCAGATAGAGCCCTGCTCGATATCAAGAAAAAGTTCCCAAGTGCATTTATTTTTCGACCAAAGAAAAACAGATAA
- the infB gene encoding translation initiation factor IF-2 produces the protein MAQTIRLNKVLRELNISIDRAVEFLDSKGINVDKSPNTKITEDIYHVLSDEFQTDADKKSKSQEVSEAKQKEKEEIRLQRERELEEKAQQEEQARSVVKAKAELKGPKTVGKIDLNKPKKEAPPVEEKKEEKVPEPEPVKEVEKPIEEQPVPVEVKPVEEKPKKVKKVEEKVEKVESVKNDEDDDVIKTQYKKLSGPKSTGEKIDLTQFNKPKKKKEDRKETSNDNKDNNKKKRRRISKATPGDNRGNFNNDRNKGNNFKGKQRRTTVIKEEPSEAEVQKQIRETLEKLQGKSSKGKGAKYRREKRDLHREQTEKELEQQEAESKILKVTEFVTVSEVATLMNVSVNEVISACMSLGMMVTMNQRLDAETLSVVADEFGYKVEFVTADIEESIEEEPDDPQDLKPRAPIVTVMGHVDHGKTSLLDYIREENVIAGESGGITQHIGAYSVTLQSGQRITFLDTPGHEAFTAMRARGAQVTDLAIIVVAADDDIMPQTKEAIAHAQAAGVPIVFAINKIDKPTANPEKIKEGLANMNLLVEDWGGKIQSQDISAKTGVGVKELLEKVLLEAELLELQANPDKVANGTVVEAFLDKGRGYVSTILVQAGTLKVGDYVLAGKNSGKVKAMHDERGKEVKKAGPSTPVSILGLDGAPQAGDKFSVFEDEREAKQIAAKRTQLQREQSVRTQRHITLDEIGRRIALGEFKELNIILKGDVDGSVEALTDSFQKLSTEEIQVNIIHKGVGAITESDVLLATASDAVIIGFNVRPMGNARSLADKEEIDIRTYSIIYDAINDLKDAMEGMLSPELKEEITGTIEIRETFKISKVGTIAGCMVTSGKVFRNSRIRLIRDGVVVFTGELASLKRFKDDVKEVSKGFECGLQIKNYNDIQIGDVVEAFREVEVKKTLK, from the coding sequence ATGGCGCAAACAATCAGATTAAACAAAGTATTAAGGGAGCTTAACATTTCCATTGATAGAGCTGTTGAATTTTTAGATTCAAAAGGAATCAATGTAGATAAGAGTCCTAATACTAAAATTACTGAAGACATTTACCACGTCTTGTCAGATGAATTTCAAACGGATGCCGACAAAAAGTCTAAATCTCAAGAAGTTAGTGAGGCAAAACAAAAAGAGAAGGAAGAAATTCGACTTCAAAGAGAGCGTGAACTCGAGGAGAAGGCTCAGCAAGAGGAACAGGCGCGTTCTGTTGTAAAAGCAAAAGCTGAACTAAAAGGGCCCAAAACAGTTGGTAAAATTGATCTTAACAAACCTAAGAAGGAGGCACCACCAGTTGAAGAAAAGAAGGAGGAAAAAGTGCCTGAACCAGAACCTGTTAAGGAAGTCGAAAAACCAATAGAGGAGCAACCTGTCCCAGTTGAGGTAAAACCTGTTGAGGAAAAGCCTAAAAAAGTTAAAAAGGTTGAAGAAAAGGTCGAGAAGGTTGAAAGTGTTAAGAATGATGAAGATGATGACGTCATAAAAACACAATACAAGAAGCTTTCTGGTCCAAAATCAACTGGTGAAAAAATAGATCTCACCCAGTTTAATAAGCCTAAAAAGAAAAAGGAGGATCGAAAGGAGACTTCAAACGATAATAAGGACAATAACAAGAAGAAGAGGAGACGTATCAGTAAGGCAACCCCAGGTGATAATCGAGGCAACTTTAATAATGACCGTAATAAGGGAAATAATTTTAAAGGAAAGCAGCGTCGTACTACCGTTATCAAGGAAGAGCCTAGTGAAGCTGAAGTTCAAAAACAAATTAGGGAGACTTTAGAAAAGCTTCAAGGGAAGTCATCTAAGGGTAAAGGAGCAAAATATCGAAGGGAAAAAAGAGACCTTCATAGAGAGCAAACTGAAAAGGAATTAGAACAACAAGAGGCGGAAAGCAAAATCCTTAAAGTAACAGAATTTGTTACTGTAAGTGAGGTTGCAACGTTGATGAACGTTTCTGTTAATGAAGTTATTTCAGCCTGTATGTCTTTGGGCATGATGGTTACAATGAACCAGCGTCTTGATGCAGAAACCCTTTCGGTCGTTGCTGATGAGTTTGGTTATAAAGTGGAGTTTGTAACTGCTGATATAGAGGAATCTATTGAAGAAGAACCAGATGATCCACAAGATCTAAAACCACGAGCTCCAATTGTTACGGTGATGGGTCACGTTGACCATGGTAAAACTTCGTTGTTAGATTATATCCGTGAGGAAAATGTAATTGCTGGTGAATCAGGAGGAATTACCCAACATATTGGTGCCTATTCTGTGACTTTGCAGAGTGGACAAAGAATTACCTTTTTAGATACGCCTGGTCACGAAGCGTTCACCGCGATGAGAGCTAGGGGTGCACAGGTTACCGATTTGGCTATCATAGTTGTTGCAGCGGATGATGATATTATGCCGCAAACTAAAGAGGCTATTGCCCACGCCCAAGCAGCTGGGGTGCCTATTGTATTTGCAATAAATAAAATAGATAAGCCAACTGCTAATCCTGAAAAAATTAAAGAAGGTTTGGCAAATATGAATTTGTTGGTAGAAGATTGGGGTGGAAAAATTCAGTCCCAGGATATTTCAGCCAAGACTGGAGTTGGGGTTAAGGAATTATTGGAGAAGGTATTGTTGGAGGCAGAATTACTTGAACTTCAAGCAAATCCTGATAAAGTTGCAAATGGTACCGTAGTGGAAGCATTTCTTGACAAAGGTCGTGGTTATGTTTCTACAATTTTAGTTCAAGCTGGAACCTTAAAAGTAGGAGACTATGTTTTAGCTGGTAAGAATAGCGGTAAGGTAAAGGCCATGCATGATGAACGTGGTAAGGAAGTGAAAAAAGCTGGCCCATCAACACCTGTTTCCATATTAGGTTTAGATGGTGCTCCACAAGCTGGTGATAAGTTCAGTGTGTTTGAAGATGAACGTGAGGCTAAACAAATTGCCGCGAAACGTACACAGTTGCAGCGCGAGCAGTCTGTTAGAACCCAGCGACATATTACTTTAGATGAGATAGGTAGACGTATTGCCCTTGGTGAGTTTAAGGAATTGAATATTATTCTTAAAGGTGATGTTGATGGTTCAGTCGAGGCATTAACAGATTCATTCCAGAAGTTGTCTACTGAAGAGATTCAAGTAAATATTATCCATAAAGGTGTTGGGGCAATTACTGAAAGTGATGTCTTGTTGGCTACAGCTTCAGATGCAGTTATAATTGGATTTAATGTTAGGCCAATGGGTAATGCAAGATCTTTGGCTGATAAGGAAGAAATTGATATCCGAACATATTCAATTATTTACGACGCCATCAATGATCTTAAAGATGCCATGGAAGGTATGCTTTCCCCTGAATTAAAAGAGGAAATTACCGGAACGATTGAAATAAGGGAAACTTTTAAAATTTCAAAAGTTGGTACAATTGCAGGTTGTATGGTTACTAGCGGTAAAGTTTTCCGTAACTCCCGAATCCGTTTAATTAGAGATGGGGTGGTTGTTTTTACTGGTGAATTAGCTTCATTAAAGCGCTTTAAGGATGACGTAAAAGAAGTCTCCAAAGGATTTGAATGTGGTTTACAGATTAAGAACTACAATGATATTCAAATCGGGGATGTTGTAGAAGCCTTTAGGGAGGTTGAGGTTAAGAAGACCTTGAAATAA
- the nusA gene encoding transcription termination factor NusA, with protein sequence MENVALIDSFSEFKDDKLIDRVTLMAILEEVLRNALKKKFGDDDNFDIIINPDKGDLEIWRNRIVVADDEVEDPNQEISLSEARKIEPDFEVGEDVAEEVKLIDLGRRSILALRQNLISKIHEHDNTNIYKQFKELEGEIYTAEVHHIRHRAIILLDDEGNEIILPKEKQIPSDFFRKGENVRGIIESVELKGNKPAIIMSRTSPVFLEKLFEQEIPEVFDGLITVKNVVRIPGEKAKVAVDSYDDRIDPVGACVGMKGSRIHGIVRELGNENIDVINYTNNLQLYITRALSPARVTSIKIDDETKHAEVLLKPEEVSKAIGRGGHNIRLAGQLTGYEIDVFREGAEEDVELAEFSDEIEEWIIAEFSKVGLDTAKSILELDVDDLVKRTDLEEETIIDVIRILKEEFEE encoded by the coding sequence ATGGAAAATGTTGCGTTAATTGATTCGTTTTCAGAGTTTAAGGATGACAAACTGATAGACAGAGTTACCCTTATGGCTATCTTAGAAGAGGTTTTGAGGAATGCTTTAAAGAAGAAATTTGGGGATGATGATAACTTCGATATTATTATAAACCCTGATAAAGGAGATTTGGAAATTTGGAGAAACCGTATTGTTGTTGCAGATGATGAGGTGGAAGATCCAAATCAGGAAATCTCTCTTTCTGAGGCACGTAAAATTGAACCAGATTTTGAGGTGGGTGAAGATGTTGCGGAAGAAGTAAAGTTGATTGATCTAGGAAGGCGTTCAATTTTAGCTCTTCGCCAAAACCTTATTTCAAAAATTCACGAACACGACAATACCAACATTTATAAGCAATTTAAGGAGTTAGAAGGTGAGATATACACAGCCGAGGTGCATCATATTCGTCATCGTGCTATAATCTTATTAGATGATGAGGGTAACGAAATAATTCTGCCGAAAGAAAAGCAAATACCTTCAGATTTCTTTAGAAAAGGAGAAAATGTAAGAGGTATAATTGAAAGTGTTGAGCTTAAAGGAAACAAGCCAGCGATTATAATGTCTAGAACTTCACCTGTTTTTCTAGAGAAATTATTTGAACAAGAAATTCCTGAAGTGTTTGATGGACTTATCACCGTTAAAAATGTGGTGAGGATTCCTGGTGAAAAAGCTAAAGTAGCTGTTGATTCTTATGATGATAGAATTGACCCAGTTGGAGCTTGTGTCGGTATGAAAGGGTCTAGGATACATGGTATCGTAAGGGAATTGGGTAACGAAAACATTGATGTTATCAATTACACTAATAACCTGCAATTATATATAACAAGAGCATTAAGTCCGGCAAGGGTTACGTCCATTAAGATTGATGATGAAACAAAACATGCAGAGGTCTTATTGAAACCTGAAGAAGTTTCAAAGGCAATTGGTAGAGGCGGTCACAATATCCGATTGGCCGGCCAATTAACGGGTTATGAGATCGATGTGTTTAGAGAGGGTGCTGAGGAAGATGTTGAACTTGCAGAATTCTCAGATGAAATCGAAGAGTGGATTATTGCTGAATTCAGCAAGGTAGGTTTAGACACTGCAAAAAGTATTCTAGAGCTTGATGTGGATGATTTGGTCAAACGTACAGACCTAGAAGAAGAAACAATTATTGATGTTATTCGCATTCTTAAGGAAGAATTTGAGGAATAA
- the rimP gene encoding ribosome assembly cofactor RimP, giving the protein MLEEKVRGLLDGAVQERKDLFLVDLQVSSDQSIKVTIDGDKGVDVEDCMFVSRAIEHQLDREEFDFSLEVTSAGAASPITNNRQFNKNLGREMEVKTIGGEKFEGKLKEIQESGIVLEWKTREPKEVGKGKITVKKQAELAFDDIESAKVILKF; this is encoded by the coding sequence ATGCTGGAAGAAAAGGTTAGAGGTCTTTTGGATGGAGCTGTTCAAGAAAGAAAAGATCTATTTTTAGTTGATTTGCAGGTTTCATCGGATCAATCCATTAAAGTAACCATAGACGGAGATAAGGGAGTAGATGTAGAAGATTGCATGTTCGTTAGTCGCGCTATTGAACATCAACTAGATAGGGAAGAATTTGATTTTTCTTTGGAGGTAACCTCTGCAGGAGCTGCTTCTCCTATTACAAATAATAGACAGTTCAATAAAAATTTGGGTCGCGAAATGGAAGTAAAAACTATCGGTGGCGAAAAATTTGAAGGCAAATTAAAGGAAATTCAAGAATCGGGTATTGTTCTCGAATGGAAAACAAGAGAACCAAAGGAAGTAGGTAAAGGAAAAATAACAGTAAAAAAACAAGCGGAATTGGCATTTGATGATATCGAGTCCGCTAAGGTTATATTAAAATTTTAA
- a CDS encoding alkaline phosphatase produces MLHNLKKIAKRRLYLVLIFPCLIWSNNYKEQPKDAQNDSLKKPKNIILLIGDGMGLSQVSSIYFDPNYTPNFNRFHTIGLITVSSASELITDSAAAATSFASGEKTYNGAIGVNIDQEPLVTIVDLASDKQMKTGIISTSSITHATPACFYAHVEKRRMQDEIATFLPVSDIDFFAGGGTDFFNNRKDERNLTEEFVQNGFTIDTTLVEDYSKLKDSTKYGFLMAPNGMKSMIDGRGDFLPTSSALAIEYLSKSKDGFFLMIEGSQIDWGGHGNDGEYIKSEMLDFDQTIGKVLDFAKQDGNTLVIVTADHETGGYTLTSNGSNYNEILPSFSTTGHSATLIPVFAYGPGEEIFSGIYENTEIFHKMKLLLE; encoded by the coding sequence ATGCTGCATAATCTTAAAAAAATAGCTAAAAGGCGCTTATACTTAGTCTTAATTTTCCCTTGCTTAATTTGGTCTAACAATTACAAAGAACAACCCAAGGATGCACAAAATGATTCTTTAAAGAAACCAAAAAATATTATTCTTTTGATTGGAGATGGAATGGGGTTAAGTCAAGTTTCATCTATTTATTTTGACCCAAATTATACACCAAACTTTAATAGATTCCATACTATTGGTTTAATTACCGTATCATCAGCGTCTGAGCTTATTACCGATTCAGCTGCTGCAGCCACATCATTTGCTTCAGGTGAAAAGACTTATAATGGTGCAATTGGGGTAAATATCGATCAGGAACCACTTGTAACCATTGTTGATTTGGCCTCTGACAAACAAATGAAAACGGGAATTATTTCGACTTCCTCAATAACTCACGCTACACCGGCGTGCTTTTATGCCCATGTGGAAAAAAGGAGGATGCAAGATGAAATCGCCACGTTTTTACCAGTTTCGGATATTGATTTTTTTGCCGGCGGTGGAACAGATTTTTTCAATAATCGCAAAGATGAAAGAAATTTAACCGAGGAATTTGTTCAAAACGGTTTCACAATTGACACCACTCTTGTGGAGGATTACAGTAAGTTAAAGGATTCAACCAAATATGGATTTTTAATGGCTCCCAATGGAATGAAATCCATGATTGATGGGCGAGGAGACTTTTTACCAACTTCTAGTGCCTTGGCTATAGAATATCTTTCCAAAAGTAAAGATGGTTTTTTCTTAATGATTGAAGGGTCTCAAATAGATTGGGGCGGCCATGGCAATGACGGAGAATACATAAAAAGTGAAATGTTAGACTTTGACCAAACAATTGGAAAGGTATTAGATTTTGCTAAACAAGATGGCAACACGTTGGTTATTGTTACTGCAGATCACGAAACTGGAGGATATACACTTACATCTAACGGGAGCAATTATAACGAAATTCTTCCTTCCTTTTCTACTACAGGACACTCAGCCACATTGATTCCTGTTTTTGCCTATGGCCCTGGGGAAGAGATTTTCTCTGGTATATATGAAAACACGGAAATATTCCATAAAATGAAATTGCTGCTTGAATAG
- a CDS encoding glycosyltransferase family 117 protein — protein MTPFNFKKWNTVLGWVVFAIALFTYGSTIEPTVSFWDAGEYILTSAKLQVGHPPGAPLFQMLGAFFSLFAFEPEQIGRMLNMMSAVASAFTILFMFWTITLLLKKLINHKEEKTDQAEKAILGAATVGSLAFTFTDSFWFNAVETEVYAMATLIMAIMFWLALRWEQDMFKPRGNKWLILISFVIGLSFGVHFMGLLTIPAIGLIYFFKNYKEVTIKNFIIANLVSVGILLFIFKLLLPNTLRLFSASEILFVNSFGLPFNSGTIIAGLVVVALFYYSLKTTKEKGLQTMNTLLLCLMFIFIGFSSWMMLPIRANANVVINENNPSSARELLAYYNLEQYPETHLFYGPQFTEIYSGSDAKKPFIDDKPKYEKDEELGKYVIVNEYKNAKQNYNSEHASILPRMWSSEHAQNYMMFTGLIDFSIKPEYSMENDVRALVADFRQRVAAGEIDYDGYDRFLRNYGQQYLDVEKPSFGDNLVYLFDYQLGYMYWRYFMWNFVGRQNDIQGKYDNFNGNWLSGIKPIDAWHLGMSQDNLPSDVEDNPARNTYYFLPLILGLVGFFFLLGRDTKMFWTMLVFFLFTGVAIQFYTNVRPFEPRERDYSVVGSFYVFAIWIGFGVYAIYNFVRKKVEFKFLPQVLTAVCILLVPVIMAANNWDDHDRSGRRTAHSMAEAYLQSCQPNSILFTIGDNDSFPLWYAQEIEGIRRDVKVVNTSLFQTDWYIDQMKRKAYESDPIPSSLTHDQYKYGTRDYIMRREITQDTLMIKDFMDWVVSDNPRTKLRFITQQQGEETSFYPEHLLNSNYFPTRHIRIPVDKQSVLENGIVKPEDADLIVPYIDIQINSSVIYKNRLLMLDIIANNNWERPIYFSGGAFGDEDYIWMKDYLQLEGLCYKLVPIRTPIDKNNPFEMGRIDSDIMYEKVMAWDWGNSGEPDIYHDTETRKNGISYRSNLARLMDKLLQEDQKDKAEEIADLAMEKMPVDIFGYYTLLEPFIDGYYKVEATEKAQKLFLEVSSKYQERLKYFSELSIENQRRYLEEIVTDIERYRSLVDILVMNGDQDFALQESEKFNNYLGLYNHFFEDRAPQPENPVMDDPDINSIIDSLQNIESDSTE, from the coding sequence ATGACCCCATTCAATTTTAAGAAATGGAATACCGTCCTCGGATGGGTTGTTTTCGCCATTGCCTTATTCACTTATGGCTCAACTATAGAACCAACAGTTAGTTTCTGGGATGCAGGTGAATATATCCTCACTTCTGCAAAGCTACAAGTTGGCCACCCTCCTGGAGCTCCATTATTTCAAATGTTGGGAGCATTCTTCTCCCTGTTCGCTTTTGAACCTGAACAAATAGGTAGGATGTTAAACATGATGAGTGCTGTGGCTAGCGCTTTTACAATTTTATTCATGTTTTGGACAATTACATTGTTGCTTAAAAAGTTGATTAACCATAAAGAGGAAAAGACAGACCAAGCAGAAAAAGCGATATTAGGAGCTGCTACCGTGGGAAGTTTAGCATTTACCTTTACCGATTCATTTTGGTTTAATGCTGTTGAAACGGAAGTATATGCAATGGCCACTCTAATTATGGCAATTATGTTTTGGTTGGCATTACGCTGGGAACAAGACATGTTTAAACCGAGGGGAAATAAATGGCTTATTTTAATTTCGTTCGTTATTGGTCTTTCTTTTGGAGTCCATTTTATGGGACTACTTACAATCCCTGCAATCGGACTTATTTATTTCTTTAAGAATTACAAAGAAGTTACCATAAAGAATTTCATTATTGCCAACCTAGTATCAGTAGGTATACTCCTTTTTATATTTAAACTTTTATTACCAAACACTTTAAGGCTTTTTAGTGCTTCAGAAATATTATTCGTAAATAGTTTCGGATTACCTTTTAATTCAGGCACTATAATAGCTGGTTTAGTGGTAGTCGCTCTATTTTATTATAGCCTTAAAACTACTAAGGAGAAGGGGCTACAGACGATGAATACCTTATTATTATGTTTGATGTTCATTTTTATAGGATTTTCATCATGGATGATGTTGCCAATTCGAGCAAATGCAAATGTGGTTATAAACGAAAATAACCCCTCGAGTGCCAGGGAACTTTTAGCGTATTATAACTTAGAACAATATCCTGAAACACATCTTTTTTACGGACCACAGTTTACCGAAATCTATTCTGGTTCAGATGCGAAAAAACCATTTATCGATGACAAGCCGAAATATGAAAAGGATGAAGAGCTAGGTAAATATGTAATCGTAAACGAATATAAAAACGCAAAACAAAACTATAATTCTGAACATGCCTCAATACTTCCTAGAATGTGGAGTTCCGAACATGCCCAGAATTATATGATGTTTACTGGCCTAATCGACTTCAGCATTAAACCAGAATATAGTATGGAAAATGACGTCCGAGCATTGGTTGCTGATTTCCGACAACGCGTAGCAGCGGGTGAAATCGATTATGATGGTTACGACCGGTTTTTAAGAAATTATGGCCAACAATATTTAGACGTAGAAAAACCTTCTTTCGGAGATAATTTAGTCTACTTGTTTGACTATCAATTAGGTTATATGTATTGGCGTTATTTTATGTGGAACTTTGTGGGACGTCAAAACGATATCCAAGGCAAATATGACAACTTCAATGGAAATTGGCTTAGCGGAATAAAACCAATTGATGCTTGGCATCTTGGCATGTCTCAGGACAATTTACCTTCAGATGTTGAAGATAATCCAGCCAGAAACACCTATTATTTCTTACCCTTAATCCTTGGTCTAGTAGGTTTCTTTTTCCTCTTGGGAAGAGATACAAAAATGTTCTGGACCATGCTGGTATTTTTCCTATTTACCGGAGTTGCAATTCAATTTTATACGAACGTCCGACCATTTGAGCCTAGGGAACGTGATTATTCAGTGGTAGGATCATTTTATGTTTTTGCCATTTGGATAGGTTTTGGAGTCTATGCTATTTACAACTTTGTCCGTAAAAAAGTTGAATTTAAATTTCTTCCACAAGTTTTAACAGCAGTCTGCATTTTATTAGTTCCTGTTATTATGGCTGCAAACAATTGGGACGATCATGATCGCTCAGGTAGGAGAACGGCTCATTCCATGGCTGAAGCTTATCTACAGTCTTGCCAACCAAATTCAATTTTATTTACCATTGGGGATAATGATAGTTTTCCTTTGTGGTATGCCCAAGAAATTGAGGGGATCCGTAGAGATGTGAAAGTTGTAAATACAAGCCTTTTCCAAACAGATTGGTATATAGACCAAATGAAAAGAAAGGCTTATGAAAGCGATCCTATTCCTTCAAGCCTAACCCATGACCAATATAAATATGGTACTCGTGACTATATTATGCGTCGTGAAATTACCCAAGACACTCTAATGATAAAAGATTTTATGGATTGGGTAGTTAGCGATAACCCTAGAACAAAACTGCGATTTATCACACAACAACAGGGTGAGGAAACCAGTTTTTATCCTGAACACCTGTTAAATTCCAATTATTTTCCTACGAGACATATTAGAATTCCTGTAGATAAACAATCCGTACTGGAAAATGGTATTGTTAAGCCAGAAGATGCTGATCTTATCGTACCTTATATAGACATTCAAATTAATAGTAGCGTTATCTATAAAAATCGACTATTAATGCTCGATATTATTGCAAACAATAATTGGGAACGGCCAATATATTTCTCAGGTGGAGCCTTTGGAGATGAAGATTATATCTGGATGAAAGATTATCTTCAACTAGAGGGTCTTTGTTATAAACTCGTACCGATAAGAACGCCTATCGATAAAAACAATCCGTTTGAAATGGGTCGAATAGATAGCGACATTATGTATGAAAAAGTAATGGCTTGGGATTGGGGTAATAGTGGAGAACCTGATATTTATCACGATACTGAAACTCGAAAAAATGGTATATCCTATCGCAGTAATTTGGCACGCCTTATGGATAAGCTACTTCAAGAGGACCAAAAAGATAAAGCAGAGGAAATAGCCGATTTGGCCATGGAAAAAATGCCAGTAGACATTTTTGGATATTATACCTTGTTAGAACCATTTATAGACGGATATTATAAAGTTGAAGCAACAGAAAAAGCTCAAAAATTATTCCTAGAAGTATCTAGTAAATATCAAGAACGGCTGAAATATTTCAGTGAACTAAGCATCGAAAATCAACGCAGGTATTTAGAGGAAATAGTAACAGATATAGAGAGATATCGTAGCTTGGTTGACATCTTAGTGATGAATGGCGATCAAGATTTTGCATTACAGGAATCTGAAAAATTCAATAATTATTTGGGATTGTATAATCATTTCTTTGAAGATCGAGCGCCTCAACCTGAAAATCCAGTTATGGATGATCCTGATATCAACTCGATTATTGATAGCCTACAGAATATAGAATCTGATTCTACTGAATAG